A portion of the Granulosicoccus antarcticus IMCC3135 genome contains these proteins:
- a CDS encoding sugar ABC transporter ATP-binding protein, with amino-acid sequence MSDAPLLAMQGIAKSFAGAVALDGASLTVGPGEVHGLIGQNGAGKSTLIKILTGVYTRDAGEVEFAGRPLHVASPREAQAAGISTIYQELTLVPLRSVTENVVLGYEPRTRLGLINWRAAHAKTRKILTDFGIDVDVHAPLGEYSTAIQQLVAIARAVSLEAQLVIMDEPTSSLDEREVAVLFSVVNRLRAAGTSVLYVSHFLDELFTVCDRVTIMRDGATIADHAIADTDKTSLIAEMLGRDVSEIQAAGMTELGGGTNKAGELVFEAKGVATNRRLRSLDLSVRSGEIVGLGGLLGSGRTEAARAIFGADSLSAGTLEFAGNSAPPSTPAAAIASGIGFLTEDRKAEGIIPDMSVRENLTLALLPALTRHGRIDRARERELVEDFIKSLGIKLNDMDQPIRELSGGNQQKVLLARWLAIHPKLLILDEPTRGVDVGAKFEIQAIIRKHVEEGVGVLLISSEFEELVEGADHIVVMQDGVSVSRMSNPGITEEGLISAIARAPDSNVQQGVS; translated from the coding sequence ATGAGTGATGCACCATTATTGGCGATGCAGGGGATCGCCAAGTCCTTCGCCGGCGCGGTGGCACTGGACGGTGCATCGCTCACTGTCGGGCCGGGTGAAGTACACGGCCTGATCGGTCAGAACGGGGCTGGCAAGTCCACACTGATCAAGATACTCACCGGCGTCTATACCCGTGACGCCGGCGAGGTTGAATTTGCAGGGCGGCCACTGCACGTGGCATCCCCGCGCGAGGCTCAGGCCGCGGGTATTTCCACGATCTATCAGGAGCTGACACTGGTGCCGCTCAGAAGCGTCACAGAGAATGTCGTTCTGGGTTATGAGCCTCGCACCCGCCTTGGACTAATCAATTGGCGTGCTGCACATGCGAAGACGCGCAAGATCCTGACCGACTTTGGTATAGACGTGGATGTACATGCGCCGCTGGGAGAGTATTCCACCGCCATTCAGCAACTGGTTGCCATTGCCCGCGCTGTATCGCTCGAAGCGCAGCTGGTGATCATGGATGAACCGACCTCTTCACTGGATGAAAGGGAGGTCGCCGTTCTGTTCTCTGTGGTCAATCGCCTGCGAGCAGCGGGTACCTCGGTACTCTACGTATCCCACTTTCTCGATGAACTGTTTACCGTGTGCGACCGGGTGACCATCATGCGAGATGGTGCCACGATTGCAGATCATGCGATTGCTGACACCGACAAGACTTCGCTGATTGCCGAGATGCTCGGGCGGGATGTCAGCGAGATTCAGGCAGCTGGTATGACAGAACTGGGCGGTGGCACGAACAAGGCTGGTGAGCTGGTTTTCGAAGCAAAAGGTGTGGCCACCAATCGCCGCCTGCGTTCACTGGATCTGTCGGTACGCTCTGGCGAGATTGTCGGGCTTGGCGGACTGTTGGGTTCGGGGCGCACCGAGGCGGCGCGTGCGATATTCGGCGCTGACAGTCTGAGCGCAGGTACGCTCGAATTCGCCGGAAATAGTGCGCCACCTTCCACACCCGCGGCCGCCATTGCCAGCGGCATCGGGTTTCTGACCGAGGATCGCAAGGCTGAAGGCATCATCCCGGATATGTCAGTTCGCGAGAATCTGACACTGGCTCTGCTGCCGGCATTGACCCGGCACGGCCGAATCGATCGTGCCCGCGAACGCGAGCTGGTTGAGGATTTCATAAAATCTCTGGGTATCAAGCTCAATGACATGGATCAACCCATTCGCGAATTGTCTGGCGGCAATCAACAGAAGGTACTGCTGGCACGCTGGCTGGCCATTCATCCGAAACTGCTGATTCTCGATGAGCCGACCCGCGGGGTTGATGTTGGTGCGAAGTTCGAAATCCAGGCAATTATTCGTAAACATGTGGAAGAAGGTGTGGGGGTTTTGTTGATTTCATCGGAGTTTGAAGAACTGGTTGAAGGAGCGGATCACATCGTTGTGATGCAGGACGGCGTGTCAGTCAGTCGCATGAGTAATCCCGGTATTACCGAGGAAGGACTGATCAGCGCCATTGCCCGGGCCCCCGATTCCAATGTTCAGCAGGGTGTGTCATGA
- a CDS encoding ABC transporter substrate-binding protein: MMKNTGLTQALTAVSLALAVAAGAASAQDLPKLEKKDRYKVGFSQMESNNPWRIAETKSFMDTAESCNWDLIATDAAGSAAKQVADVDSMIAQGIDILFLPPREEKPLIPAVMKAKAAGIPTFLVDRSVDPAVAQAGRDYVAFLGSDFIDQGRRVAEWTLENFKGDKGVIVELEGTTGSSPANDRRKGFDDVMAQHDNMTIVASQSGDFARDLGRQVMETLLQAHPDVNIVYAHNDEMAIGAIQALTLAGRNPGEDVMVVSIDGTRDALQAIIDGKMGVTVESSPFFGPVACNVMERYIAGEDIEPWVQVQDRIFTAENAADHIDEAY, encoded by the coding sequence ATGATGAAAAACACTGGACTTACGCAGGCACTCACCGCAGTCAGTCTCGCGCTGGCGGTAGCCGCCGGTGCGGCAAGCGCACAGGATTTGCCCAAACTTGAAAAGAAAGATCGCTACAAGGTTGGCTTCTCGCAGATGGAAAGCAACAACCCATGGCGTATCGCCGAGACCAAGTCGTTCATGGATACGGCCGAGAGCTGCAACTGGGATCTGATTGCCACCGATGCTGCAGGTTCCGCCGCCAAACAGGTAGCCGATGTGGATTCCATGATTGCTCAGGGCATCGACATCCTGTTTCTGCCTCCACGGGAAGAAAAACCTCTGATTCCTGCCGTCATGAAAGCCAAGGCGGCAGGTATTCCCACTTTCCTGGTTGATCGTTCGGTTGATCCAGCCGTTGCACAAGCCGGTCGCGACTATGTCGCGTTTCTCGGCTCTGACTTCATTGATCAGGGGCGCCGGGTTGCCGAGTGGACACTGGAGAATTTCAAGGGAGACAAGGGTGTCATTGTCGAGTTGGAAGGCACCACCGGTTCATCACCGGCAAACGATCGCCGCAAGGGCTTTGATGATGTGATGGCACAGCACGACAACATGACCATCGTGGCCTCACAGTCTGGTGATTTTGCGCGTGATCTTGGACGACAGGTCATGGAAACACTGCTGCAGGCGCATCCTGATGTGAACATCGTATACGCGCACAACGATGAAATGGCCATCGGTGCCATCCAGGCTCTGACGCTGGCCGGACGCAATCCGGGAGAGGACGTCATGGTTGTCTCCATCGACGGCACACGAGATGCACTGCAGGCCATCATCGACGGCAAGATGGGTGTGACGGTCGAGTCCTCCCCGTTCTTTGGTCCGGTGGCCTGTAATGTCATGGAACGCTACATCGCCGGTGAAGATATCGAGCCTTGGGTTCAGGTTCAGGATCGCATCTTTACAGCAGAAAACGCTGCTGACCATATCGACGAAGCGTACTGA
- a CDS encoding GMC family oxidoreductase translates to MSETFDHIVIGGGSSGCVAAAGLVKSGARVLVLEAGHSNRHPLLDMPPGIFKMINGSRFMRYHRTVPQAHLDGRVHDIPQGNVLGGGSSVNAQVYMRGRPSDYDEWEELLRGNNDAIGWSWKDVLPHFRSMEGNERLHDERHGTEGPLLVSDPGHINEVSRWFVQAVQAMGEPFNTDFNGASQRGVGFYQFMNRAGRRCSAAYSHLSPLENNPDLSVRLHCEVQRIVMQGNRARAVEYRDKAGRLHTVHTDGEIILAAGSLITPKLLMLSGIGPAAHLAEHGIDCSVELRGVGQNLIDHPEVPMSALANGPYGYYKQGEGWRMLKNGLQFKLFGSGPITTAGVEAGAFINPIDRNATPTIQAFCPPIVYLDRDALGEVENGYGLTITTVVVKPKSRGEVRLASADPSAMPLVSPNLLQHEDDMRTMIAGQRFFLEALRQSPLANRIDRIAVPPDGRDDDETLRNHCKRFVKTNYHPSGTARMGRDGDRDAVLDSRLRVRGVEGLRVCDLSAMPNINAGNTNAPAMMLGDRCADLVSGKL, encoded by the coding sequence ATGAGCGAGACATTCGATCACATCGTCATCGGGGGTGGCTCCTCGGGCTGCGTGGCTGCGGCGGGGCTGGTCAAGTCAGGTGCCAGGGTGCTTGTGCTGGAAGCCGGCCATTCGAACCGTCACCCCTTGCTGGACATGCCTCCAGGCATATTCAAGATGATCAACGGCTCGCGCTTCATGCGCTATCACCGCACAGTGCCGCAGGCGCACCTGGATGGTCGAGTGCACGATATTCCACAAGGCAACGTGCTCGGCGGCGGCTCCTCGGTCAACGCGCAGGTTTATATGCGGGGACGCCCATCGGACTACGATGAATGGGAAGAATTGCTGCGGGGCAACAACGACGCCATCGGCTGGAGTTGGAAGGATGTACTCCCGCACTTCAGGTCCATGGAAGGCAATGAACGATTGCATGATGAACGTCATGGGACAGAAGGGCCTCTTCTGGTTTCGGACCCGGGGCACATCAACGAGGTATCCCGCTGGTTCGTGCAGGCAGTACAGGCTATGGGGGAACCGTTCAATACAGATTTCAATGGAGCCTCGCAACGTGGCGTCGGCTTCTATCAATTCATGAATCGTGCGGGCCGCCGCTGCTCGGCGGCCTACTCACACCTGTCACCACTGGAGAACAATCCTGACTTGAGCGTACGCCTGCACTGCGAAGTGCAGCGCATCGTTATGCAGGGCAACCGTGCACGTGCGGTTGAGTACCGTGACAAAGCAGGTCGTCTGCACACGGTCCATACCGACGGTGAAATCATACTGGCGGCAGGTTCTTTGATCACCCCCAAACTGCTGATGCTGTCAGGCATCGGTCCTGCCGCGCACTTGGCCGAGCACGGTATTGATTGCAGCGTTGAGCTTCGGGGTGTTGGTCAGAACCTGATCGATCATCCCGAAGTTCCGATGAGCGCACTGGCTAATGGTCCTTACGGATACTACAAGCAGGGGGAGGGTTGGCGCATGCTCAAGAACGGCTTGCAGTTCAAGCTGTTCGGCTCTGGGCCCATCACCACAGCAGGTGTTGAAGCAGGCGCCTTCATCAATCCGATCGATCGTAATGCGACACCCACCATCCAGGCATTCTGCCCACCCATCGTGTATCTCGACCGTGATGCACTGGGCGAAGTAGAAAATGGTTATGGTCTGACCATAACAACAGTCGTTGTCAAACCCAAGTCACGAGGCGAGGTTCGACTGGCTTCCGCGGACCCATCCGCCATGCCGCTCGTCTCGCCAAACTTGCTGCAGCATGAGGACGATATGCGGACCATGATTGCCGGGCAACGCTTCTTTCTGGAAGCCCTGCGCCAATCCCCTCTGGCAAACCGGATCGATCGCATCGCCGTACCACCCGATGGTCGAGATGATGACGAGACGCTGCGCAATCATTGCAAGCGCTTCGTCAAGACGAACTATCACCCCAGCGGCACTGCCCGAATGGGACGTGATGGAGATCGTGATGCTGTGCTGGATTCGCGTCTGCGTGTGCGCGGCGTGGAAGGCTTGCGTGTCTGCGATCTGTCGGCCATGCCCAACATCAACGCCGGTAACACCAATGCGCCAGCGATGATGCTCGGGGATCGCTGTGCCGATCTTGTCAGCGGCAAGCTATAG
- a CDS encoding zinc ribbon domain-containing protein produces MRCTQRSERSERSRNKRPAQGQWSCVECGSSHDRDINAARNIAALGIQSLAEGAYE; encoded by the coding sequence GTGCGGTGCACTCAGCGGTCCGAAAGGTCTGAAAGATCTCGTAATAAGCGGCCCGCGCAGGGGCAATGGAGCTGTGTCGAGTGTGGAAGCTCGCACGATCGCGATATAAACGCGGCCCGCAACATTGCCGCTCTGGGAATTCAGAGCCTTGCAGAAGGAGCCTACGAATGA
- a CDS encoding amidase family protein codes for MDRDVKGMRIAWAGNWNGYLSMEEGILPLCERALDTFTALGCEVDAKVPDFDPTQLWQCWLTLRHWGIAGSLGALYSDPAKRDGLKPEARWEVEGGLALSAMDVHKANVIRSAWYEYLRTMFEHYDYLALPTAQVFPFAAELDWPTDIAGRSMDTYHRWMEVVIPGLLSGCPVISVPAGFNDIGLPMGIQLIGRHQADLEVLQIARAYEQASGDILKRLPPSLIGTPLRR; via the coding sequence CTGGATCGTGATGTCAAGGGTATGCGAATTGCCTGGGCCGGCAACTGGAACGGATACTTATCTATGGAGGAGGGCATTCTTCCGCTTTGCGAGCGCGCGCTTGATACGTTCACTGCGCTCGGTTGCGAGGTCGATGCCAAGGTACCCGATTTCGACCCCACACAACTGTGGCAGTGCTGGCTAACCTTGCGTCACTGGGGAATCGCCGGATCGCTGGGAGCGCTTTACAGCGATCCTGCCAAGCGCGATGGTCTCAAGCCGGAAGCACGCTGGGAGGTCGAAGGTGGATTGGCCTTGTCGGCAATGGATGTACACAAAGCCAATGTCATCCGTAGTGCCTGGTATGAGTATCTGCGAACGATGTTCGAACACTACGATTATCTGGCGTTGCCCACAGCCCAGGTATTCCCTTTTGCGGCAGAGCTGGACTGGCCGACGGACATCGCGGGCCGATCCATGGACACTTATCATCGGTGGATGGAAGTTGTGATTCCTGGCTTGCTCTCCGGGTGTCCTGTGATCAGCGTGCCGGCAGGTTTCAATGATATTGGTTTGCCCATGGGTATCCAGTTGATCGGACGCCATCAGGCGGATCTTGAAGTACTTCAGATTGCCCGTGCCTACGAACAGGCTTCCGGTGACATACTCAAACGATTACCCCCTTCGCTGATAGGTACGCCTCTGCGAAGATGA